In one Janibacter cremeus genomic region, the following are encoded:
- a CDS encoding TerC family protein, with product MVVPTWVWLLTLGVAALILLFDIIWVARNPHVPSTREVSVVLGIYISAAILFGIGMWIMAGSERGTEFFAGWLTEYSLSIDNLFIFLLIMAKFGVPQKFQQTALLWGIIIAIVLRTIFIFLGAAAINQFSWVFYIFGAFLIYTAIKLATEGEAEEEYEQNRVVIWMQKTLPSTSEWSSKLVTRKNAKLVATPMFIAVFALGMTDLLFALDSIPAIYGLTREPYIVLTANLFALMGLRQLYFLIGGLLKRLVYLTIGLSVLLAFIGVKLVLHALHENEVPFINGGEHVSVPEIPIGVSLGAIVVILGVTTVASLWKTKKDEQARTHSGS from the coding sequence ATGGTCGTGCCCACCTGGGTGTGGCTCCTCACGCTCGGCGTGGCCGCGCTCATCCTGCTCTTCGACATCATCTGGGTGGCCCGCAACCCGCACGTCCCCTCCACCCGTGAGGTCTCCGTCGTCCTGGGGATCTACATCTCCGCGGCGATCCTCTTCGGCATCGGCATGTGGATCATGGCGGGTTCCGAGCGCGGGACCGAGTTCTTCGCAGGATGGCTGACCGAGTACTCGCTCTCGATCGACAACCTGTTCATCTTCCTGCTGATCATGGCGAAGTTCGGGGTGCCGCAGAAGTTCCAGCAGACGGCGCTGCTGTGGGGCATCATCATCGCGATCGTCCTGCGCACGATCTTCATCTTCCTCGGCGCCGCCGCGATCAACCAGTTCTCCTGGGTCTTCTACATCTTCGGTGCCTTCCTCATCTACACCGCCATCAAGCTGGCCACCGAGGGGGAGGCGGAGGAGGAGTACGAGCAGAACCGCGTCGTCATCTGGATGCAGAAGACCCTGCCCAGCACGAGCGAGTGGTCCTCGAAGCTGGTCACGCGGAAGAACGCGAAGCTGGTCGCCACCCCGATGTTCATCGCGGTCTTCGCCCTGGGCATGACCGACCTGCTCTTCGCGCTCGACTCCATCCCGGCGATCTACGGCCTGACCCGCGAGCCGTACATCGTCCTCACGGCCAACCTCTTCGCCCTGATGGGGCTGCGACAGCTGTACTTCCTCATCGGTGGTCTGCTGAAGAGGCTGGTCTACCTCACGATCGGCCTGTCGGTGCTGCTCGCCTTCATCGGCGTCAAGCTGGTCCTGCACGCCCTCCACGAGAACGAGGTGCCCTTCATCAACGGTGGCGAGCACGTCTCGGTCCCGGAGATCCCGATCGGCGTCTCCCTCGGCGCCATCGTCGTCATCCTCGGCGTCACGACGGTCGCCAGCCTGTGGAAGACGAAGAAGGACGAGCAGGCCCGGACCCACTCCGGCAGCTGA
- the uvrB gene encoding excinuclease ABC subunit UvrB, translating to MRPVTDLQRTVAPFEVVSEFEPAGDQPTAIADLAARVRAGEQDIVLLGATGTGKSATTAWLIEEVQRPTLVMAPNKTLAAQLANEFRDLLPNNAVEYFVSYYDYFQPEAYVPQSDTYIEKDSSVNEEVERLRHSATNSLLTRRDVVVVASVSCIYGLGTPQEYVDRMVPLRLGDEIERDDLLRQFVTMQYTRNDLAFTRGTFRVRGDTVEIIPMYEELAVRIEFFGDEIERIHTLHPLTGEVVREESEIYIFPATHYVAGPERMERAVAGIEKELGERLEDLERQGKMLEAQRLRMRTTYDIEMMRQIGSCAGIENYSMHIDGRSPGSAPNCLLDYFPEDFLLVIDESHQTVPQIGAMYEGDASRKRTLVEHGFRLPSAMDNRPLTWEEFLERIGQTVYLSATPGDYELAKADGHVEQVIRPTGLVDPEVVLKPTKGQIDDLLHEIRERADRNERVLVTTLTKKMAEDLTDYLLDKGVRVRYLHSDIDTLRRVELLRELRLGEFDVLVGINLLREGLDLPEVSLVSILDADKEGFLRSARSLIQTIGRAARNVSGQVHMYADKVTPSMQEALDETNRRREKQIAYNTERGLDPQPLRKKIADITDMLQREDADTDELLGSARAQSRGKSTRASSSAPAGGRERDLPATDLARLIQELTDQMHQAATDLHFELAARLRDEISDLKKELRQMTAATR from the coding sequence ATGCGCCCGGTAACCGACCTGCAACGCACGGTGGCTCCCTTCGAGGTCGTCTCGGAGTTCGAGCCCGCCGGCGACCAGCCCACCGCGATCGCCGACCTCGCCGCGCGCGTGCGGGCGGGCGAGCAGGACATCGTCCTGCTCGGCGCCACCGGTACCGGCAAGTCGGCGACGACGGCCTGGCTGATCGAGGAGGTCCAGCGACCGACCCTCGTCATGGCGCCCAACAAGACGCTCGCGGCCCAGCTGGCCAACGAGTTCCGTGACCTGCTGCCCAACAACGCGGTCGAGTACTTCGTCAGCTACTACGACTACTTCCAGCCCGAGGCGTACGTCCCGCAGAGCGACACCTACATCGAGAAGGACTCCTCGGTCAACGAGGAGGTCGAGCGCCTGCGCCACTCGGCGACCAACAGCCTGCTCACCCGGCGGGACGTCGTCGTCGTGGCCTCCGTGTCCTGCATCTACGGCCTGGGCACCCCGCAGGAGTACGTCGACCGGATGGTGCCGTTGCGCCTCGGGGACGAGATCGAGCGCGACGACCTGCTGCGCCAGTTCGTGACGATGCAGTACACCCGCAACGACCTGGCCTTCACCCGCGGGACCTTCCGCGTGCGGGGCGACACCGTCGAGATCATCCCCATGTACGAGGAGCTCGCGGTGCGCATCGAGTTCTTCGGCGACGAGATCGAGCGGATCCACACCCTGCACCCGCTCACCGGCGAGGTCGTGCGCGAGGAGAGCGAGATCTACATCTTCCCCGCCACCCACTACGTCGCCGGCCCGGAGCGGATGGAGCGAGCGGTCGCCGGGATCGAGAAGGAGCTCGGCGAGCGGCTGGAGGACCTCGAGCGGCAGGGCAAGATGCTCGAGGCCCAGCGGCTGCGCATGCGCACCACCTACGACATCGAGATGATGCGGCAGATCGGCTCGTGCGCCGGGATCGAGAACTACTCGATGCACATCGACGGACGCTCGCCCGGCAGCGCGCCCAACTGCCTCCTCGACTACTTCCCGGAGGACTTCCTCCTCGTCATCGACGAGTCGCACCAGACGGTGCCGCAGATCGGGGCCATGTACGAGGGCGACGCCTCCCGCAAGCGCACGCTCGTCGAGCACGGCTTCCGCCTGCCGAGCGCCATGGACAACCGGCCCCTGACGTGGGAGGAGTTCCTCGAGCGCATCGGCCAGACCGTCTACCTCTCCGCGACGCCGGGCGACTACGAGCTGGCCAAGGCCGACGGCCACGTCGAGCAGGTCATCCGGCCGACCGGTCTCGTCGACCCGGAGGTGGTCCTCAAGCCCACCAAGGGGCAGATCGACGACCTCCTGCACGAGATCCGGGAGCGGGCGGACCGCAACGAGCGGGTGCTCGTGACGACCCTGACGAAGAAGATGGCCGAGGACCTCACCGACTACCTCCTCGACAAGGGGGTCCGGGTGCGTTACCTCCACTCCGACATCGACACCCTGCGCCGGGTGGAGCTGCTGCGGGAGCTGCGGCTGGGCGAGTTCGACGTGCTCGTCGGCATCAACCTGCTGCGCGAGGGCCTCGACCTGCCCGAGGTGTCGCTCGTGAGCATTCTGGACGCGGACAAGGAGGGGTTCCTGCGCAGCGCGCGGTCGCTGATCCAGACGATCGGCCGCGCCGCCCGCAACGTCTCCGGCCAGGTGCACATGTACGCCGACAAGGTCACGCCGTCGATGCAGGAGGCCCTCGACGAGACCAACCGTCGTCGGGAGAAGCAGATCGCCTACAACACGGAGCGCGGACTGGACCCGCAGCCGCTGCGCAAGAAGATCGCCGACATCACCGACATGCTGCAGCGCGAGGACGCCGACACCGACGAGCTGCTCGGGTCGGCCCGCGCCCAGTCGCGGGGCAAGTCGACGCGCGCGTCCTCGAGCGCACCTGCAGGGGGCCGCGAGCGCGACCTGCCGGCGACGGATCTGGCGCGGCTCATCCAGGAGCTGACCGACCAGATGCACCAGGCGGCGACGGACCTGCACTTCGAGCTCGCCGCCCGGCTGCGTGACGAGATCAGCGACCTGAAGAAGGAGCTGCGCCAGATGACGGCGGCCACTCGCTGA
- a CDS encoding hemolysin family protein — MDSQTLVNLLLVMVFVLVGGVFAATEMAIVTLREGQVRALEEGSGREQRLAGLVRNPNQFLSAVQIGVTVAGFFSSAYGGSTIAPDLVPGLVAVGIPEPAAATLALVAMTLLIAYLSLVFGELAPKRLAMQNNLAFTRVLGTPLRLFATVVRPVIWLLSVSTNAVVRLAGGNPSASEDEMTPEEIRDLIEGHQGLRPYPRRILTDVFRAGERSLTRVMRPRTDVEFLAADLTLEEARERVLDLPHSRFPVTGRDLDDIIGFVHIRDLLMSPSPESGATRVRDLARTILAVPDSLEVLAALSRLRSEKQPLAIVVDEYGGTDGLITMEDLVEEFVGEIYDEHDRGAEPEDTARRRGETLVVDGSLNVEELSELIGTDVSDEDVDSAGGLVMSRLGRLAAVGDVVEVAGQRLEVLSVDGRRVARLRITPLE; from the coding sequence GTGGACTCCCAGACACTCGTCAACCTGCTGCTCGTCATGGTCTTCGTCCTCGTCGGGGGTGTCTTCGCCGCCACCGAGATGGCGATCGTGACCCTGCGCGAGGGACAGGTCCGTGCCCTCGAGGAGGGCAGTGGGCGGGAGCAGCGACTGGCCGGCCTGGTGCGCAACCCGAACCAGTTCCTGTCCGCGGTGCAGATCGGCGTGACCGTGGCCGGTTTCTTCTCCTCCGCCTACGGTGGTTCCACCATCGCCCCGGACCTCGTGCCCGGACTCGTCGCCGTCGGCATCCCCGAGCCCGCCGCCGCCACCCTCGCGCTCGTCGCGATGACCCTGCTCATCGCCTACCTGTCCCTCGTCTTCGGCGAGCTGGCGCCCAAGCGCCTGGCGATGCAGAACAACCTGGCCTTCACCCGGGTCCTGGGGACCCCCCTGCGGCTCTTCGCCACGGTGGTCCGGCCCGTGATCTGGCTGCTGTCGGTCTCCACCAATGCCGTCGTCCGGCTCGCCGGAGGCAACCCCTCGGCCTCGGAGGACGAGATGACTCCCGAGGAGATCCGTGACCTCATCGAGGGGCACCAGGGGCTGCGCCCCTACCCGCGGCGGATCCTCACCGACGTCTTCCGGGCCGGCGAGCGGTCGCTGACGCGGGTGATGCGCCCACGCACGGACGTGGAGTTCCTCGCCGCGGACCTCACGCTCGAGGAGGCCAGGGAGCGGGTGCTCGACCTCCCGCACTCGCGCTTCCCCGTCACCGGGAGGGATCTCGACGACATCATCGGCTTCGTCCACATCCGTGACCTGCTCATGTCGCCGTCGCCGGAGAGCGGGGCCACCCGCGTGCGCGACCTCGCCCGCACGATCCTCGCCGTGCCCGACAGTCTCGAGGTCCTGGCCGCGCTGTCCCGGCTGCGGTCGGAGAAGCAGCCCCTGGCCATCGTCGTCGACGAGTACGGGGGGACCGACGGACTGATCACGATGGAGGACCTCGTCGAGGAGTTCGTCGGCGAGATCTACGACGAGCACGACCGGGGCGCCGAGCCCGAGGACACCGCCCGGCGCCGTGGGGAGACCCTCGTCGTCGACGGGTCGCTCAACGTCGAGGAGCTGTCCGAGCTCATCGGGACCGACGTCTCCGACGAGGACGTGGACTCGGCCGGCGGACTCGTCATGTCCCGGCTGGGGCGGTTGGCCGCGGTCGGCGACGTCGTCGAGGTGGCCGGGCAGCGACTGGAGGTGCTCTCCGTCGACGGCCGTCGCGTGGCGCGACTGCGGATCACCCCGCTCGAGTGA
- a CDS encoding D-glycero-alpha-D-manno-heptose-1,7-bisphosphate 7-phosphatase — MIDPAAPGAPFDLVLLDRDGTLNVRVEDGYVTRPEELVLLPGAARAVGRITAAGCRTVLVTNQRGVARGRMSGDDLESVHGYLTEELARGGGRLDAIAVCPHEEGECACRKPRDGLFRAALARAPWARAGRCLMIGDMPTDLAPAAGLGMRTTRVGEDAGIAVVVDRLLGSTTPGDERPDVNGGEGHVL; from the coding sequence GTGATCGACCCCGCCGCGCCGGGGGCGCCCTTCGACCTCGTCCTGCTCGACCGGGACGGGACGCTCAACGTGCGCGTCGAGGACGGGTACGTCACCCGTCCGGAGGAGCTGGTCCTGCTGCCGGGAGCCGCCCGTGCCGTCGGCCGGATCACGGCGGCCGGGTGCCGCACCGTCCTCGTGACCAACCAGCGGGGCGTCGCGCGCGGCCGGATGAGCGGCGACGACCTCGAGTCCGTGCACGGGTACCTCACCGAGGAGCTGGCCCGTGGGGGTGGCCGTCTCGACGCGATCGCGGTGTGCCCGCACGAGGAGGGGGAGTGCGCCTGCCGCAAGCCGCGGGACGGCCTCTTCCGCGCAGCGCTCGCCCGAGCGCCCTGGGCGCGGGCGGGCCGCTGCCTGATGATCGGTGACATGCCGACCGACCTCGCGCCCGCCGCAGGTCTCGGGATGCGGACGACCCGGGTCGGCGAGGACGCGGGGATCGCTGTCGTGGTCGACCGACTTCTGGGCTCGACGACGCCCGGTGACGAGCGCCCCGATGTCAACGGTGGCGAAGGACACGTCCTCTAG
- a CDS encoding DUF3068 domain-containing protein, protein MRKYLLPAIIMGVGAFILTMGLLFRFYAYPNLAVVPTNQNSTSVVQDPDATYFDADNVEPGSGELTTTVRIIGDPEASEAASEETGRDVAVWNMGQVSDNNGDNMPMAGSTSVAVFDRHTGEAINCCGESENGEEVEREGQVVKFPFDTKPVDTYQWWDATVGKAYPVTYVGEDTIQGMDLYKFTSEVPLTKYTTMELPGSLFGLAPSSPAVEADRFYSNERTFWVDPVTGVIIDRVEDQHQEFRHGGESVNALTTTSSFTQETVDTNVEDYKSSSKLLALVHTTLPIAFTAIGLVLLLLGLVLSVIIGRGKRRDTTPAYADDRGDPVFGDDDTTRLRRG, encoded by the coding sequence GTGCGCAAGTATCTGCTGCCGGCGATCATCATGGGCGTCGGCGCGTTCATCCTCACCATGGGACTGCTCTTCCGGTTCTATGCCTACCCGAACCTCGCGGTGGTCCCGACCAACCAGAACTCGACGTCGGTCGTCCAGGACCCCGACGCGACCTACTTCGACGCCGACAACGTCGAGCCGGGCTCGGGCGAGCTGACCACCACCGTGCGCATCATCGGTGACCCGGAGGCCTCCGAGGCCGCATCCGAGGAGACCGGCCGCGACGTCGCGGTGTGGAACATGGGCCAGGTCAGCGACAACAACGGTGACAACATGCCGATGGCCGGCAGCACATCCGTCGCCGTCTTCGACCGCCACACCGGCGAGGCGATCAACTGCTGCGGCGAGTCCGAGAACGGCGAGGAGGTCGAGCGCGAGGGACAGGTCGTGAAGTTCCCGTTCGACACCAAGCCCGTCGACACCTACCAGTGGTGGGACGCGACCGTGGGCAAGGCCTACCCCGTCACGTACGTGGGCGAGGACACGATCCAGGGGATGGACCTGTACAAGTTCACCAGCGAGGTCCCGCTCACCAAGTACACGACTATGGAGCTGCCGGGATCGCTCTTCGGCCTGGCCCCCTCCTCCCCGGCCGTCGAGGCCGACCGCTTCTACTCCAACGAGCGCACCTTCTGGGTGGACCCGGTGACGGGCGTCATCATCGACCGTGTCGAGGACCAGCACCAGGAGTTCCGCCACGGTGGTGAGAGCGTCAACGCCCTGACGACCACCTCGAGCTTCACGCAGGAGACCGTCGACACCAACGTCGAGGACTACAAGTCCAGCTCCAAGCTGCTGGCGCTGGTCCACACCACCCTGCCGATCGCCTTCACCGCCATCGGACTGGTCCTGCTGCTCCTCGGCCTGGTCCTGTCGGTCATCATCGGCCGTGGCAAGCGCCGTGACACGACGCCGGCCTATGCGGACGACCGCGGCGACCCGGTCTTCGGCGACGACGACACCACCCGTCTGCGCCGCGGCTGA
- the coaE gene encoding dephospho-CoA kinase, with product MLRVGLTGGIGSGKSTVSRRLAELGAVVVDADLIAREVVEPGEPALELIRARFGDQVFDAKGALDRPALGRVVFGDPEALAALEGITHPAIWERTAQRLEAAESGGSRVAVHDMPLLVEKRMAGEYHLVVVVDTAEEERVRRLVELRGTPEHEARSRVAAQADDEERRAVADVLLDNNGTPGALLTAVDRLWEERLAPFADNLAAMRPVTAPDELVLTEPDPAWAAQAAREIARLRHRLGDLAVTVDHIGSTSVPMYAKPIIDLQVGVESLEVADGADFLRATAEGGWPRREDVRQDNPKGGAPWPKRYHRGCDPAVPVHVHVREVGSPGWRWALLVRDWLRAEPGARAEYRAEKERLATSGRSRGEYAAAKEPWFDGIHARLEAWARETGWTPPRGDS from the coding sequence ATGCTGCGCGTGGGCCTCACCGGTGGGATCGGTTCCGGCAAGTCGACCGTCTCGAGGCGTCTGGCCGAGCTCGGGGCGGTCGTCGTGGACGCCGACCTCATCGCGCGGGAGGTGGTCGAGCCGGGGGAGCCGGCGCTGGAGCTGATCCGGGCGCGTTTCGGGGACCAGGTCTTCGACGCGAAGGGGGCACTGGACCGTCCGGCGCTGGGCCGGGTGGTCTTCGGTGACCCGGAGGCGCTGGCGGCACTGGAGGGCATCACCCACCCGGCCATCTGGGAGCGCACGGCTCAGCGGCTCGAGGCAGCGGAGTCGGGGGGCAGCCGGGTCGCGGTGCACGACATGCCGCTGCTCGTCGAGAAGCGGATGGCGGGGGAGTACCACCTCGTCGTCGTCGTCGACACCGCGGAGGAGGAGCGGGTGCGGCGTCTCGTCGAGCTGCGCGGCACACCGGAGCACGAGGCCCGCTCACGGGTGGCGGCGCAGGCGGACGACGAGGAGCGACGGGCGGTCGCCGACGTCCTGCTCGACAACAACGGCACGCCCGGGGCCCTCCTGACGGCGGTGGACCGGCTCTGGGAGGAGCGGCTGGCCCCCTTCGCCGACAACCTCGCCGCGATGCGTCCGGTGACCGCTCCCGACGAGCTCGTCCTGACCGAGCCGGATCCCGCGTGGGCGGCGCAGGCCGCGCGGGAGATCGCCCGCCTGCGACACCGACTCGGTGACCTCGCCGTCACCGTCGACCACATCGGCTCGACCTCGGTGCCGATGTACGCCAAGCCGATCATCGACCTGCAGGTCGGCGTCGAGTCCCTCGAGGTGGCCGACGGGGCGGACTTCCTGCGGGCCACGGCCGAGGGCGGATGGCCGCGCCGGGAGGACGTCCGGCAGGACAACCCGAAGGGGGGCGCGCCCTGGCCCAAGCGGTACCACCGGGGGTGTGACCCGGCCGTCCCGGTCCACGTGCACGTGCGGGAGGTCGGGTCCCCGGGGTGGCGGTGGGCGCTGCTCGTCCGGGACTGGCTGCGCGCCGAGCCCGGTGCGCGAGCCGAGTACCGCGCGGAGAAGGAGCGGCTCGCGACGTCGGGTCGCTCCCGCGGAGAGTACGCCGCGGCCAAGGAGCCGTGGTTCGACGGCATCCACGCGCGTCTGGAGGCCTGGGCGCGCGAGACCGGGTGGACACCACCGCGCGGCGACTCCTGA
- a CDS encoding D-sedoheptulose-7-phosphate isomerase, whose translation MTTDDTTASDDVAARLDAGIAAWGELAARVAAPDLRDRAHAAGRAVLTALGSGRTLLVAGNGGSAAISSHVAAEFLGKCVADRHPLPAISLAESHSSLTAIGNDYGFDQVFLRGVQAFGRPGDVLLAMSTSGSSPNIVAALAEARSRGLVTILMTGAKGAGLGDHADHLLVVPSQETPRIQEVHLLWAHTWCEAVDHAMQEQG comes from the coding sequence ATGACCACCGACGACACCACGGCGAGCGACGACGTCGCGGCACGGCTCGACGCCGGGATCGCGGCGTGGGGCGAGCTGGCGGCCCGGGTCGCGGCCCCCGACCTGCGCGACCGCGCCCACGCGGCCGGCCGGGCGGTGCTGACGGCCCTGGGCTCGGGGCGGACCCTCCTCGTCGCCGGCAACGGCGGCAGCGCCGCGATCTCCAGCCACGTCGCCGCGGAGTTCCTCGGCAAGTGCGTCGCCGACCGTCACCCGCTGCCGGCCATCAGCCTGGCCGAGTCGCACTCCTCGCTGACCGCGATCGGCAACGACTACGGCTTCGACCAGGTGTTCCTGCGGGGGGTGCAGGCCTTCGGCCGACCCGGGGACGTCCTCCTCGCGATGTCCACCTCGGGCAGCAGTCCCAACATCGTCGCCGCGCTCGCGGAGGCGCGCTCACGCGGTCTCGTCACGATCCTCATGACCGGGGCGAAGGGGGCCGGCCTGGGCGACCACGCCGACCACCTCCTCGTCGTGCCGTCGCAGGAGACACCGCGGATCCAGGAGGTCCACCTCCTGTGGGCGCACACCTGGTGCGAGGCGGTCGACCACGCGATGCAGGAGCAGGGCTGA
- the rpsA gene encoding 30S ribosomal protein S1, protein MTASTVDTTAPQIAVNDIGSEEDLLAAIDATIKDFNDGDIVEGHIVKVDRDEVLLDIGYKTEGVIPSRELSIKHDVDPSEIVAVGDEVEALVLQKEDKEGRLILSKKRAQYERAWGTIEKIKEEDGVVTGTVIEVVKGGLILDIGLRGFLPASLVEMRRVRDLQPYVGKEIEAKIIELDKNRNNVVLSRRAWLEQTQSEVRTTFLKELQKGQVRTGVVSSIVNFGAFVDLGGVDGLVHVSELSWKHIDHPSEVVEVGDEVTVEVLDVDMDRERVSLSLKATQEDPWQHFARTHAIGQVVPGKVTKLVPFGAFVRVEDGIEGLVHISELAERHVELPEQVVNVGQEIFVKVIDIDLERRRISLSLKQANEDGANLTEFDPTLYGMAAEYDEQGNYKYPEGFDPETNEWLEGYEAQREAWEKQYADAHARWEAHRAQMEKAAADDAAAAEGGDDVATTSYSSDSSTPAPSSSSASSGSSGAAAPAAPTNEGTLASDEALAALREKLTGN, encoded by the coding sequence ATGACTGCCAGCACGGTCGACACGACCGCCCCTCAGATCGCCGTCAACGACATCGGCTCTGAGGAAGATCTTCTCGCCGCCATCGACGCCACGATCAAGGACTTCAACGATGGCGACATCGTCGAGGGCCACATCGTCAAGGTCGACCGCGACGAGGTGCTCCTCGACATCGGCTACAAGACCGAGGGCGTCATCCCCTCGCGCGAGCTGTCCATCAAGCACGACGTCGACCCCTCCGAGATCGTCGCCGTCGGCGACGAGGTCGAGGCCCTCGTCCTCCAGAAGGAGGACAAGGAAGGCCGCCTGATCCTGTCCAAGAAGCGCGCTCAGTACGAGCGTGCCTGGGGCACCATCGAGAAGATCAAGGAAGAGGACGGCGTCGTCACCGGCACCGTCATCGAGGTCGTCAAGGGTGGTCTCATCCTCGACATCGGCCTGCGCGGCTTCCTCCCCGCCTCCCTCGTGGAGATGCGTCGCGTCCGCGACCTCCAGCCGTACGTCGGCAAGGAGATCGAGGCCAAGATCATCGAGCTCGACAAGAACCGCAACAACGTCGTGCTCTCGCGTCGTGCGTGGCTCGAGCAGACGCAGTCCGAGGTGCGCACCACCTTCCTCAAGGAGCTGCAGAAGGGCCAGGTCCGCACGGGCGTCGTCTCCTCGATCGTCAACTTCGGTGCCTTCGTGGACCTCGGTGGCGTCGACGGTCTCGTCCACGTCTCCGAGCTGTCCTGGAAGCACATCGACCACCCGTCCGAGGTCGTCGAGGTCGGCGACGAGGTCACGGTCGAGGTCCTGGACGTCGACATGGACCGCGAGCGCGTCTCCCTCTCGCTCAAGGCGACGCAGGAGGACCCGTGGCAGCACTTCGCCCGGACCCACGCGATCGGCCAGGTCGTCCCGGGCAAGGTCACCAAGCTCGTCCCGTTCGGTGCGTTCGTGCGCGTCGAGGACGGCATCGAGGGCCTGGTGCACATCTCCGAGCTGGCCGAGCGCCACGTCGAGCTGCCTGAGCAGGTCGTCAACGTCGGCCAGGAGATCTTCGTCAAGGTCATCGACATCGACCTCGAGCGTCGCCGCATCTCGCTGAGCCTCAAGCAGGCCAACGAGGACGGTGCCAACCTCACCGAGTTCGACCCGACGCTCTACGGCATGGCCGCGGAGTACGACGAGCAGGGGAACTACAAGTACCCCGAGGGCTTCGACCCCGAGACCAACGAGTGGCTCGAGGGCTACGAGGCCCAGCGCGAGGCCTGGGAGAAGCAGTACGCGGACGCGCACGCCCGCTGGGAGGCGCACCGCGCCCAGATGGAGAAGGCTGCTGCGGACGACGCGGCCGCCGCCGAGGGTGGCGACGACGTCGCGACCACCTCGTACAGCTCCGACAGCAGCACCCCGGCCCCGAGCAGCAGCTCCGCCAGCTCCGGCAGCTCCGGCGCAGCGGCCCCCGCCGCGCCGACCAACGAGGGCACGCTGGCCTCGGACGAGGCGCTGGCCGCGCTTCGCGAGAAGCTCACGGGCAACTGA
- a CDS encoding class I SAM-dependent methyltransferase, whose translation MGDGWSDGTNSVARRESGQAETVTANRSWWDREAEDYLDEHGDFLGDAELVWGPEGWTESQLRVLGPPEVLRGADVLEFGGGAAQGGRWCAAQGARVVSSDLSGGMLRTARRIDARSPGPAPALLQADATRLGLADSSFDIVFSAYGATPFVADSAGLMVELARVLRPGGTLAFSTSHPIRWAFPDVPGPEGLTATASYFDETPYVEDEGGRAGYVEHHRTMGHRIAEILDAGLVLRAVLEPEWPADNTAVWGGWSPLRGQHFPGTVIFVATRPLG comes from the coding sequence ATGGGTGATGGCTGGTCCGACGGGACGAACTCGGTGGCACGCCGGGAGAGCGGGCAGGCCGAGACGGTCACCGCGAACCGGTCCTGGTGGGACCGTGAGGCCGAGGACTACCTCGACGAGCACGGCGACTTCCTCGGCGACGCCGAGCTGGTGTGGGGGCCCGAGGGGTGGACGGAGTCGCAGCTGCGCGTGCTCGGTCCGCCCGAGGTCCTGCGTGGCGCCGACGTGCTGGAGTTCGGGGGCGGTGCGGCCCAGGGTGGGCGGTGGTGCGCCGCGCAGGGCGCACGCGTGGTCTCCAGCGACCTGTCGGGCGGGATGCTGCGCACCGCACGGCGGATCGATGCCCGCTCCCCCGGTCCCGCGCCGGCGCTGCTGCAGGCCGACGCCACACGCCTGGGTCTGGCCGACTCGAGCTTCGACATCGTCTTCTCCGCCTACGGCGCGACCCCCTTCGTCGCGGACAGCGCCGGGCTCATGGTCGAGCTGGCTCGGGTCCTGCGGCCCGGTGGCACGCTCGCCTTCTCCACCTCGCACCCGATCCGCTGGGCCTTCCCCGACGTGCCCGGGCCGGAGGGCCTGACGGCCACGGCCTCGTACTTCGACGAGACCCCCTACGTCGAGGACGAAGGGGGTCGGGCCGGTTACGTCGAGCACCACCGCACGATGGGCCACCGGATCGCCGAGATCCTCGACGCCGGGCTGGTGCTGCGCGCGGTGCTCGAGCCGGAGTGGCCGGCCGACAACACCGCGGTGTGGGGAGGCTGGTCGCCGTTGCGCGGGCAGCACTTCCCGGGGACGGTCATCTTCGTGGCCACGCGCCCGCTCGGATGA